From the Terriglobia bacterium genome, the window CTTGCCGCATAACCTGGCTGTTCTGGACCGGGTGGCCATCATCGCTGATGGCGACGATGCCCGCCTGGACCATCCGGTCGATCTCGGCCAGGACTTCACCCCGGCTCCCTCTGGTGATCGCGCCGACAGGATAGACCGCGACCTTGGAGACTTCCCGCGCCCGCTCGAGAATGCGGGTGGTCACGGCCTCTGAGTCGTTCACCGGCTCGGTGTTGGGCATGCAGGCAACGGCGGTGAAGCCTCCCCGCGCCGCGGCTTGGGTGCCGGATTCGATCGTCTCGGCGTCTTCCCTTCCTGGTTCGCGCAAGTGTACGTGCATGTCGATGAAACCCGGTGCCACAATTAGGCCGCGGGCATCGATTTCCCTGCGCCCCTTCTTTGAAATGCGCGTGGTGATCTCAACTATGCGGCCGTCTTCAACGCCGAGATCCGCGACCTTGTCCAGGTTCTGCGATGGGTCGACGACCCTGCCATGGCGAAGGATTAGGTGCATAGGCTAACCGGCGGGCCTGCCGGGTTTCAGCCCGGCATCTCCAAAGAGAAGACAGAGGACCGCCATCAGATTGTTGATCTCGAATTCAATGGCACACCCCTATAGCGGCGAGATAGTAGCACAGCGGGAAAGCGGCAGCAAAACAACTCGCTGGCCCGGATTATTCATGAATATACGATCAAAAGAAATTTTTGGACGCGGAAAAACGCTGACAAACGCTGACCGTTCGGTCTTGGTCGGCGTGCGGGAGCTTTTGCCGCGCCGCAGGCGCCAGCGCTTCGCGAATAATTCGGGCTAGGAACAATACTCTTGTTTTCTCTGCGGTCTCTGCAATCTCTGCGGTAATATTCTGGGCACCGCTGAGGTTGAATCAGGATGCTGGATAGAAGAGTCAGAGTAAAAGAAGTGAGGAACCTGGGAGCGGCGAACTATCTGCTGACGCTGAGTTCCCCCGAACAAGCCCGCCTGGTGCACCCGGGGCAATTTCTGATGGTGAAATGCAGCGAGGAGGTAGATGATAATCCCCTCCTCCGCCGTCCCTTCAGCATCTTTGCCATTCACCCGCACGCCCGCACCGGAAATCCCGCAGGTCTGGAAATCCTCGTCAAGGATGTCGGGGCCGGCACGCATAGGCTGGTCCAGGTGCGGCCGGGGCAGGAACTGCATACTCTGGGACCGCAGGGACGCCCGTTCCAGCTCTCGAAGGAAATGAGCAAGGAGGTCCGCTTCGCCTGCCTGGTTGCCGGTGGTGTGGGAATTGCCGCGCTGTACCTTCTCGCGCGTGAGCTGATTGCGCTCGAAGTCTCTCCGGTCCTCTTTTATGGCGCCCGCACGGCAGAGGAGCTGGTCTTGAGTGAGTACTTCGAGCGCCTGGGGATCGAAATCCAGTACGCTACCGAGGATGGCTCGCTGGGCGAGCGGGGACTGGTAACCGCGCCGCTTACCCGGTTTCTCAAGGAGCATTCCAAGAAGGGCCCGAGGCTGTACGCCTGCGGCCCATGGGCCATGATGCGGGCGGTGCACGCGCTGGCACAGCGCCATTTGGTGCCCTGCGAGGTCAGCCTGGAAGCGCGCATGGGCTGCTCTCTGGGCGCATGCATGGGCTGTGTGGTTCGAGCCAGCAGCGACCGCGGTGAAGCTCATTATATCCGCGTGTGCATGGAAGGCCCGGTGATCGACAGCCGCATGATCGATTGGGAGTCCCCGCCACTCTGACGATTTCGGATTTTGGACTGCGGACTTCGGATTTGGCCACCTGACGACACAGAGGATGCATGAAGAAAGAAAACGCCTCGCCCATCAAGCAGAAATCAGGCAAGCAATCGAGGATGGAGGTAACCATCGGCGGGGTCCGGTTCAAGAATCCCGTGATGACCGCCAGCGGGACCTTCGCTTACGGCATCGAGTTTGCCCACCTCATGGACCTCAACTCAATCGGAGGGATCGTAGTCAAGGGCATTTCGATGAAGCCAATCGAAGGCAACCCGCCGCCTCGCATCTACGAAACCGCATCAGGCATGCTCAACGCCATCGGCTGGCAGAATATCGGCGCGGCCGAATTCGTCGAAAAAAAACTCCCTGCCCTTCGGAAGTTCCACACCAACGTCGTCGTGAACGTCGTGGGATTCAGCCTGGAGGACTATCTCGA encodes:
- a CDS encoding dihydroorotate dehydrogenase electron transfer subunit codes for the protein MLDRRVRVKEVRNLGAANYLLTLSSPEQARLVHPGQFLMVKCSEEVDDNPLLRRPFSIFAIHPHARTGNPAGLEILVKDVGAGTHRLVQVRPGQELHTLGPQGRPFQLSKEMSKEVRFACLVAGGVGIAALYLLARELIALEVSPVLFYGARTAEELVLSEYFERLGIEIQYATEDGSLGERGLVTAPLTRFLKEHSKKGPRLYACGPWAMMRAVHALAQRHLVPCEVSLEARMGCSLGACMGCVVRASSDRGEAHYIRVCMEGPVIDSRMIDWESPPL